A DNA window from Chelativorans sp. AA-79 contains the following coding sequences:
- a CDS encoding aminotransferase class V-fold PLP-dependent enzyme: protein MSDFDPSFLLDVPPYPREGYATLADRLAAILRTRNDVLLVQGEAIIALEAAATSIARPKMRALNVVTSPYGRLFGLWLERSGAEVAHLVAQPGLPVTVEALTGALQARPETNLVALAHAESATGILNPLPEIARLARRQGALLVVDAVASVGGHALDVDELGIDIAVIGPQKSLGGPSGLSALSVSSRAWEAIMRPDAPVASILSLADLRLNWLDSGRGELPGMPSPLEFHALEVALDRVEAEGLDALIARHTLAAQATRDGLAALGLPSWVEDRDASNLVTAALLPAGLSADAVVRHPAAIAAGLDKGVGDLPRDPVRLNHTGPRARHEVVRANLSALGQALRECGVSVDVAAAVAAVDVHYRDRAAGMRLV, encoded by the coding sequence ATGTCCGATTTTGACCCGTCCTTCCTGCTCGACGTGCCGCCATACCCGCGCGAAGGCTACGCCACGCTTGCGGACCGTCTCGCCGCCATCTTGCGCACGCGCAACGACGTCCTCCTCGTCCAGGGCGAGGCGATCATAGCGCTGGAAGCGGCCGCCACGAGCATCGCCAGGCCGAAGATGCGCGCGCTCAACGTGGTGACCAGCCCCTATGGCCGGCTTTTCGGGCTATGGCTCGAGCGCAGTGGGGCGGAGGTGGCGCATCTCGTCGCGCAGCCAGGCTTGCCGGTCACGGTGGAGGCCCTTACCGGCGCACTGCAAGCGCGGCCGGAGACCAATCTCGTCGCGCTGGCCCATGCGGAATCCGCGACGGGGATCCTCAATCCCCTCCCGGAGATCGCGCGGCTGGCGCGGCGGCAGGGTGCCTTGCTGGTGGTCGATGCCGTTGCGTCCGTGGGCGGTCATGCACTCGATGTCGATGAGCTTGGGATCGACATTGCCGTGATCGGCCCTCAGAAGTCGCTCGGTGGCCCGTCCGGCCTTTCGGCGCTTTCGGTCAGCAGCCGGGCCTGGGAGGCGATCATGCGGCCGGATGCGCCGGTGGCTTCCATTCTTTCCCTGGCCGATTTGAGGCTCAATTGGCTGGATTCCGGGCGTGGTGAACTGCCCGGCATGCCTTCTCCACTCGAATTCCACGCGCTGGAGGTTGCACTCGACAGGGTGGAAGCGGAAGGGCTCGATGCGCTCATCGCCCGCCACACGCTCGCGGCGCAGGCCACGCGCGACGGACTTGCCGCGCTTGGACTTCCCTCGTGGGTGGAAGACCGCGACGCTTCGAACCTCGTTACGGCGGCTCTTCTTCCGGCCGGTCTCTCCGCGGATGCAGTGGTCCGCCATCCTGCCGCGATCGCCGCGGGGCTGGACAAGGGCGTGGGTGACTTGCCGCGTGATCCGGTTCGCCTCAATCACACGGGGCCCCGAGCAAGACACGAGGTGGTTCGCGCCAACCTGTCCGCGCTCGGGCAGGCGCTTCGTGAATGCGGCGTATCCGTCGACGTGGCGGCCGCAGTCGCCGCCGTGGACGTGCATTACCGGGATCGAGCGGCCGGGATGCGCCTTGTGTAA
- a CDS encoding YidB family protein encodes MGLLGDLLNPGPASSGVGKPLMLALGALAVGKMVSAHHANAAAAQPATGAANGTPLGGALASGLGGLLSTLQGAGHGDAVNSWLGNGPNKPIQPTQLGAALGPNTVKQLAQHSGLNEQELLTQLSSALPGIVDKLSQNGTIPNVQQLESMFLSKH; translated from the coding sequence ATGGGACTTCTTGGTGACCTCCTGAATCCGGGACCGGCGAGTTCGGGCGTCGGCAAGCCGCTGATGCTCGCACTCGGCGCGCTTGCCGTGGGCAAGATGGTGAGCGCCCACCATGCAAACGCCGCAGCGGCCCAGCCCGCGACAGGCGCGGCGAACGGCACGCCTCTCGGCGGCGCGCTCGCCAGCGGCCTGGGCGGCCTGCTCAGCACATTGCAGGGTGCAGGCCATGGCGATGCCGTCAACTCGTGGCTCGGCAACGGCCCGAACAAGCCTATCCAGCCGACCCAGCTCGGCGCCGCCCTCGGCCCGAATACGGTCAAGCAGCTTGCCCAGCATTCCGGCTTGAACGAGCAGGAGCTTCTGACCCAGCTCTCCTCGGCCCTGCCCGGCATCGTCGACAAGCTGAGCCAGAACGGGACCATTCCGAACGTGCAGCAACTGGAATCCATGTTCCTGTCGAAGCACTGA
- a CDS encoding GntR family transcriptional regulator has product MQKDSFEAAMELVIEDGPGPAYRRLAEALARRVSEGVIAVGSALPTERSLAEKLGVARVTVRAAYRSLCETGILETRQGSGTFVRAMPTRIEQPLWQLSSFSEEMMKRGYRPTTRVLHMMVVEAATGERAALALADKEEVVRLKRLRLADGMPLAIETAAVPAYILADAKPGSGSLYRLLAERGHRPVRATQRLSAISLDAASAKLLETARGAAALLMERTSYGRSGRAVEYTHSIYRGDAYNFVAELKDGSLDS; this is encoded by the coding sequence ATGCAGAAAGACAGTTTCGAGGCCGCCATGGAGCTTGTGATCGAGGACGGACCAGGACCCGCCTATCGCCGGCTGGCGGAGGCGCTGGCGCGCCGCGTCAGCGAGGGCGTGATCGCCGTCGGCAGCGCGCTTCCCACCGAGCGCAGCCTCGCCGAGAAGCTTGGCGTGGCGCGCGTGACGGTAAGGGCGGCCTATCGCAGCCTCTGCGAGACCGGCATTCTCGAGACGCGGCAGGGCAGCGGCACCTTCGTGCGCGCCATGCCCACCCGCATCGAACAGCCGCTATGGCAGCTCTCCTCCTTTTCCGAGGAGATGATGAAGCGCGGCTACCGCCCCACCACACGGGTGCTGCATATGATGGTCGTTGAGGCTGCCACCGGCGAGAGGGCGGCGCTCGCATTGGCGGACAAAGAGGAGGTCGTACGGCTGAAGCGCCTCCGCCTTGCGGACGGAATGCCGCTTGCGATCGAGACCGCGGCCGTGCCCGCTTATATCCTGGCCGACGCCAAGCCGGGTTCGGGCTCGCTCTACCGGCTTCTTGCCGAACGTGGCCACCGGCCCGTGCGCGCGACGCAGCGCCTGAGCGCCATCTCGCTCGATGCCGCCTCGGCGAAACTGCTGGAGACCGCGCGCGGCGCCGCAGCGCTCCTCATGGAGCGGACATCCTACGGGAGGAGCGGCCGCGCCGTTGAATACACGCATTCGATCTATCGCGGGGATGCATACAATTTCGTGGCGGAACTGAAGGACGGAAGCCTGGACTCCTGA
- a CDS encoding AraC family transcriptional regulator, whose amino-acid sequence MDKIEGGVLAGIPENALKLTLTRSTIKMQHSQTWRVDKSNTVHDLVVCLTGGGSYVVDNASYTLTPGDAMLIPAGSRFVGWHASGEAYTGIAQHFTLDLFGKHDLLSQMHYDRVIRFSRWELLEPVVRYYHAIAPASSTTLLQHHLFMFILIEFLEGAFIAWNTQPVGAMGHAEGISLSIMLAATQITADPLDENVAGRVVVQAPYNPDYFKREFRRQIGWTPRKFQEFKRMERAMNLLASGKTVIEAAALVGYSDVYYFSRMFKRYIGTSPSGYKLAVKESQEGKFPRGEEDGQVIYPLLDKAG is encoded by the coding sequence ATGGATAAAATCGAAGGCGGCGTCCTGGCGGGGATTCCGGAGAATGCACTGAAGCTCACGCTCACCCGCTCGACCATCAAGATGCAGCATTCGCAGACCTGGCGGGTGGACAAGTCGAACACGGTTCACGACCTTGTCGTATGCCTGACCGGCGGGGGCAGCTATGTCGTCGACAACGCCTCCTACACGCTCACGCCGGGGGACGCGATGCTGATCCCGGCGGGCAGCCGCTTCGTGGGCTGGCATGCGTCCGGCGAGGCTTATACGGGCATCGCGCAGCACTTCACGCTCGACCTTTTCGGCAAGCACGACCTGCTCTCGCAGATGCACTACGACCGGGTGATACGCTTCTCGCGCTGGGAACTACTCGAGCCGGTGGTGCGCTATTACCACGCCATCGCGCCCGCCTCCTCGACCACCCTCCTCCAGCACCACCTCTTCATGTTCATCCTGATCGAGTTCCTGGAGGGTGCCTTCATCGCCTGGAACACGCAGCCGGTCGGCGCCATGGGGCACGCGGAGGGCATATCGCTCTCGATCATGCTGGCCGCCACGCAGATCACCGCCGATCCACTGGACGAGAACGTGGCCGGACGCGTCGTCGTCCAGGCGCCCTACAATCCCGACTATTTCAAGCGCGAGTTCCGCCGCCAGATCGGCTGGACGCCAAGGAAGTTCCAGGAGTTCAAGCGCATGGAGCGGGCGATGAACCTGCTTGCGAGCGGCAAGACGGTGATCGAGGCGGCCGCCCTCGTGGGCTATTCCGACGTCTATTACTTCTCCCGCATGTTCAAGCGCTACATCGGCACGAGCCCGTCCGGATACAAACTCGCCGTCAAGGAGAGCCAGGAGGGGAAATTCCCGCGCGGCGAGGAGGACGGCCAGGTGATCTACCCGCTCCTGGACAAGGCCGGCTGA
- a CDS encoding sugar ABC transporter permease, whose translation MGGDSRYLGLAYIAPYLAGLLVFTAIPFVASFYLSFTDYNLMRPPRWAGIDNYVQLFTRDRTFNKSLSVTLLYVLLTVPLKLAFALFIAYILNYRLKFINFFRTAYYVPSILGGSIAVAVLWRYIFADSGLVNMVITALGFEAVNWFGEPGNALFTITLLRLWQFGSAMVIFLAALQSIDKSLYEAASIDGAGKWHTFFYITLPLITPVIFFNLVMQMVQAFQEFNGPYVITEGGPLKSTYLLPLYIYEEAFKKFDMGYASALAWVLFAIIMVLTLIAFWSSRHWVYYAGDKRS comes from the coding sequence ATGGGCGGCGACAGCAGATATCTGGGGCTCGCCTATATCGCGCCCTATCTGGCGGGGCTGCTCGTCTTCACGGCGATCCCTTTCGTCGCGTCCTTCTATCTCAGCTTCACCGATTACAATCTGATGCGTCCGCCGCGCTGGGCCGGCATCGACAATTACGTGCAGCTCTTCACGCGCGACCGGACCTTCAACAAGTCGCTGTCGGTGACGCTCCTCTACGTCTTGCTGACGGTGCCCCTGAAGCTCGCCTTCGCGCTCTTCATCGCCTACATCCTGAATTACCGCCTGAAATTCATCAATTTCTTCCGCACCGCCTATTACGTGCCCTCCATCCTGGGCGGGTCGATCGCGGTCGCGGTGCTGTGGCGCTACATCTTCGCCGATTCCGGCCTGGTCAACATGGTGATCACGGCGCTGGGCTTCGAGGCGGTGAACTGGTTCGGCGAGCCGGGCAACGCGCTTTTCACCATCACGCTGCTCAGGTTGTGGCAGTTCGGCTCGGCGATGGTGATCTTCCTCGCCGCGCTGCAGAGCATCGACAAGTCGCTCTATGAGGCGGCCTCCATCGACGGCGCCGGCAAGTGGCACACCTTCTTCTATATCACCCTGCCGCTGATCACGCCGGTGATCTTCTTCAATCTGGTCATGCAGATGGTCCAGGCCTTCCAGGAGTTCAACGGACCCTATGTGATCACGGAGGGCGGGCCATTGAAGTCGACTTATCTGCTTCCCCTCTACATCTATGAGGAAGCCTTCAAGAAGTTCGACATGGGCTACGCCTCCGCACTCGCCTGGGTGCTCTTCGCCATCATCATGGTGCTGACGCTGATCGCCTTCTGGTCGTCGCGGCACTGGGTCTACTACGCCGGCGACAAGCGGAGCTGA
- a CDS encoding carbohydrate ABC transporter permease, with amino-acid sequence METDRTLAEGRRIHAVSSMVRYAILAGVGFLMLYPLIWLIGASFKNNAEIFANPGFIPHSPTLDGYIQGWKTSTPYTFGTFFWNTFLIILPKVIGTAISCTAVAYGFARFEFPGKRILFASLIATLLLPNVVTRIPQYLLFRDLGWLDTFLPLWVPSAFAGDAFFVFMLVQFLRAIPRDMEEAARVDGATTLQTLVFIVVPMLAPALISVCLFQFMWTMNDFLGPLIYLSSVDKYPVSLALKLSIDTTEAFQWNRILAMSVLALVPSLAVFFLAQKYFIEGISAGGVKG; translated from the coding sequence ATGGAGACCGACCGCACGCTGGCGGAAGGCCGGCGCATACACGCGGTCTCCTCCATGGTGCGCTATGCGATCCTGGCGGGGGTGGGGTTCCTGATGCTCTATCCGCTGATCTGGCTGATCGGCGCCTCCTTCAAGAACAATGCCGAGATCTTCGCCAATCCGGGCTTCATCCCGCATTCGCCGACGCTCGACGGCTATATCCAGGGCTGGAAGACCTCCACGCCCTATACCTTCGGCACCTTCTTCTGGAACACGTTCCTCATCATCCTGCCGAAGGTGATCGGCACGGCCATCTCCTGCACGGCGGTGGCCTACGGCTTCGCGCGGTTCGAGTTCCCGGGCAAGCGCATCCTATTTGCCAGCCTCATCGCCACGCTGCTGCTCCCGAACGTGGTCACGCGCATCCCGCAATACCTGCTCTTCCGGGACCTCGGCTGGCTCGATACGTTCCTGCCGCTCTGGGTGCCCTCGGCCTTCGCCGGAGACGCCTTCTTCGTCTTCATGTTGGTGCAGTTCCTGCGCGCCATCCCGCGCGACATGGAGGAGGCCGCGCGCGTCGACGGCGCCACCACGCTGCAGACCTTGGTCTTCATCGTCGTGCCCATGCTTGCCCCGGCGCTGATCTCGGTCTGCCTGTTCCAGTTCATGTGGACGATGAACGATTTCCTCGGGCCGCTGATCTACCTCTCCTCGGTCGACAAATATCCCGTTTCGCTGGCGCTGAAGCTGTCGATCGATACCACGGAAGCATTCCAGTGGAACCGCATCCTGGCCATGTCGGTGCTCGCGCTCGTTCCCTCGCTCGCCGTGTTCTTCCTGGCCCAGAAATACTTCATCGAGGGCATCTCCGCCGGCGGAGTGAAAGGATAG
- the ugpC gene encoding sn-glycerol-3-phosphate ABC transporter ATP-binding protein UgpC, producing the protein MARLQIRSLEKVYGNAFKAVHGISLDVADGEFMVLVGPSGCAKSTTLRMIAGLETITGGEIRIGERVVNNLAPGQRGVSMVFQNYALYPHMKVRNNLAFSLKLKRRPKPEIEEATRAVSGILEIGELLERLPKQLSGGQAQRVAVGRALIKKPDVFLFDEPLSNLDAKLRASMRVRITDLHKRLKQDGLSSTVVYVTHDQTEAMTMGDRICVMKDGRIMQVADPVTLYNRPENTFVAGFIGSPEMNLIDGIAALDGSLRIQLAGQTLAFGPDLADRLAAGDGDAVTVGIRPQHFAIAGRDEDNALEGRVAHIEFMGHEVYLHVDLGDARIVAVVPSDRYNPADIRDDRIRLVPREAAVHVFDRETGRNVSLPADA; encoded by the coding sequence ATGGCACGCCTGCAGATCAGAAGCCTCGAAAAGGTTTACGGAAACGCCTTCAAGGCCGTGCACGGCATCAGCCTCGACGTGGCCGACGGCGAGTTCATGGTGCTGGTTGGGCCTTCAGGCTGCGCCAAGTCCACGACTCTGCGCATGATCGCGGGGCTCGAGACCATCACCGGCGGGGAAATCCGTATCGGCGAGCGCGTGGTCAACAATCTCGCGCCCGGCCAGCGCGGCGTCTCCATGGTGTTCCAGAACTATGCGCTCTACCCGCACATGAAGGTGCGCAACAACCTCGCTTTCAGCCTGAAGCTCAAGCGGCGGCCGAAGCCCGAGATCGAGGAGGCGACGCGCGCCGTCTCCGGCATCCTGGAAATCGGCGAACTGCTCGAGCGGCTGCCGAAGCAGCTCTCCGGCGGCCAGGCGCAGCGCGTGGCGGTCGGCCGTGCGCTCATCAAGAAGCCGGACGTCTTCCTGTTCGACGAGCCGCTCTCCAATCTCGATGCCAAGCTACGCGCCTCCATGCGCGTGCGCATCACGGACCTGCACAAGCGGCTGAAGCAGGACGGCCTCTCCTCCACGGTGGTCTATGTCACCCACGACCAGACGGAGGCCATGACGATGGGCGACCGCATCTGCGTCATGAAGGACGGGCGCATCATGCAGGTGGCCGACCCGGTTACGCTCTACAACAGGCCGGAAAACACTTTCGTGGCGGGCTTCATCGGCAGCCCGGAGATGAACCTCATCGACGGCATCGCGGCGCTCGACGGATCGCTGCGCATCCAGCTTGCGGGCCAGACGCTCGCCTTCGGGCCGGATCTCGCGGATCGGCTTGCCGCCGGCGACGGCGACGCGGTGACGGTAGGCATCCGGCCGCAGCATTTCGCGATCGCGGGACGGGACGAGGACAATGCGCTCGAAGGCCGCGTGGCGCATATCGAGTTCATGGGGCACGAGGTCTATCTCCACGTGGATCTGGGCGACGCGCGCATCGTCGCCGTCGTGCCCTCCGACCGTTACAACCCCGCCGATATCCGCGACGACCGCATCAGGCTCGTGCCGCGCGAGGCGGCGGTGCACGTCTTCGACCGGGAGACGGGGCGCAATGTCAGTCTTCCGGCGGATGCATGA
- a CDS encoding ABC transporter substrate-binding protein, whose translation MTALAVILALGAGAGTAQAADLRMSWWGGDSRHVATQEALKACGEKHGHTIQAEFTGWSGHQEKVATQLAGGTEADIMQINWPWLPLFSLDGSGFADLNGYKDVIDLGQWSEDQLASGTMNGKLNGLPVSTTGRVFFFNKATFDKAGLPLPTSWNELIEGAAVIKEKLGQDYYPFDAAGGSDGLSAILNVSLVTTQMTGKDLIDPATNTVAWTPEELQKGIEFNKSLADKGVIRDWKTVAGGGNVDLFELPAWSEGKIAGSYEWDSTYSKFNDPIKDGELVPVKLLKVEGAVTEGVYRKPSMVFSISRNSKDPQAAAQMVNCLLNEPEGIQALGDSRGIPSSRIAAETLAESGVINPQLLEAHKIVMEGEGPTVSPFNEHPEVREIFRDALEAHAYGQISSEDAAHEIIDGINDVLAGL comes from the coding sequence ATGACTGCACTGGCCGTGATCCTGGCGCTCGGCGCCGGGGCCGGCACCGCGCAGGCGGCAGATCTGCGTATGTCCTGGTGGGGCGGCGACAGCCGCCATGTGGCCACCCAGGAGGCACTCAAGGCCTGTGGCGAAAAGCACGGCCACACGATCCAAGCGGAATTCACCGGCTGGTCGGGGCACCAGGAGAAGGTGGCCACGCAGCTTGCCGGCGGCACCGAGGCCGACATCATGCAGATCAACTGGCCGTGGCTGCCGCTCTTCTCGCTCGACGGCTCGGGCTTCGCCGATTTGAACGGGTACAAGGACGTCATCGACCTCGGCCAGTGGTCGGAAGACCAGCTTGCGAGCGGCACGATGAACGGCAAGCTGAACGGCCTGCCGGTTTCCACCACCGGCCGCGTCTTCTTCTTCAACAAGGCCACATTCGACAAGGCGGGCCTGCCGCTGCCCACGAGCTGGAACGAGCTGATCGAGGGCGCTGCGGTCATCAAGGAGAAGCTCGGGCAGGATTACTATCCCTTCGACGCGGCCGGAGGATCCGATGGGCTGAGCGCCATCCTGAACGTCTCGCTGGTGACGACCCAGATGACCGGCAAGGACCTGATCGATCCCGCCACCAATACCGTCGCGTGGACGCCGGAGGAGCTGCAGAAGGGGATCGAGTTCAACAAGAGCCTGGCCGACAAGGGCGTGATCCGCGACTGGAAGACGGTCGCAGGCGGCGGCAATGTGGACCTGTTCGAGCTGCCGGCCTGGTCGGAGGGCAAGATCGCCGGTTCCTATGAATGGGATTCGACCTATTCGAAATTCAACGATCCCATCAAGGACGGTGAGCTGGTTCCGGTGAAGCTCCTGAAGGTCGAGGGTGCGGTCACCGAAGGCGTCTACCGCAAGCCTTCCATGGTCTTCTCCATTTCCAGGAACAGCAAGGACCCGCAGGCCGCGGCGCAGATGGTCAACTGCCTGCTCAACGAACCGGAAGGCATCCAGGCGCTCGGCGACTCCCGCGGCATACCGTCGAGCCGCATCGCGGCGGAGACCCTTGCCGAAAGCGGCGTGATCAATCCGCAGCTCCTGGAGGCGCACAAGATCGTGATGGAAGGCGAGGGGCCGACCGTCTCGCCCTTCAACGAGCATCCGGAAGTGCGCGAGATCTTCAGGGATGCCCTGGAGGCTCATGCCTACGGCCAGATCTCCTCGGAGGACGCCGCTCACGAGATCATCGACGGCATCAATGACGTGCTGGCGGGCCTCTGA
- a CDS encoding glycoside hydrolase family 88 protein: MLMDYFDAYATTYEPYKGGAWCYEDGCVYRGLSLLHGATGEERWLRHLKRLVDAQVSAGGDLAGYSTEDFNIDNILSGRALIHLYRLTAEERYFAAAELLVRQLRAHPRTKSGVYWHKKIYPWQIWLDGLYMGLPFQIEFGQLAQDDALVEDALSQLLTALDLTQVPETGLYSHGYDESRTQTWADPQTGRSPAHWARALGWLSMALVDIMELAGRKRAAETGIGDATASLLKRLLQLRTGEGLWFQVIDRPGLAGNYPETSATAMFAYALLKAGRLGLGAFERAGEEGLRALAASSLQEEDDGRLRLAGICQVAGLGGLSGVYRDGTAAYYLSEPVVEDDAKGVGPLMMAKAEAFSAASARAEAPLLDALR; encoded by the coding sequence ATGCTGATGGACTATTTCGATGCCTATGCCACCACCTATGAGCCCTACAAAGGCGGCGCGTGGTGCTACGAGGACGGCTGCGTCTATCGCGGGCTCTCCCTTCTTCATGGAGCGACGGGCGAGGAGCGCTGGCTGCGGCATCTGAAGCGGCTCGTCGATGCGCAGGTTTCCGCGGGCGGCGACCTTGCGGGCTACTCGACCGAAGACTTCAACATTGACAACATCCTGTCGGGCCGGGCGCTGATCCATCTTTACCGGCTCACCGCGGAAGAACGGTATTTCGCGGCGGCGGAGCTGCTCGTGCGCCAGCTCCGCGCGCATCCGCGCACGAAATCCGGAGTGTACTGGCACAAGAAGATCTATCCGTGGCAGATCTGGCTCGACGGGCTCTATATGGGGCTGCCCTTCCAGATCGAGTTCGGGCAGCTTGCGCAGGACGACGCGCTCGTCGAGGATGCGCTCTCCCAGCTTCTCACCGCGCTCGATCTGACGCAGGTGCCGGAGACCGGGCTCTATTCCCACGGCTATGACGAAAGCCGTACCCAGACATGGGCCGACCCGCAGACCGGGCGTTCTCCCGCCCATTGGGCGCGGGCGCTCGGCTGGCTTTCCATGGCGCTGGTCGATATCATGGAACTCGCCGGCCGAAAACGCGCGGCGGAGACGGGAATCGGCGACGCAACCGCCTCGCTCCTGAAACGGCTGCTCCAACTCCGCACGGGCGAGGGCCTGTGGTTTCAGGTGATCGACCGGCCGGGCCTTGCGGGCAACTATCCCGAGACCTCGGCGACGGCCATGTTCGCCTATGCCCTGCTGAAAGCGGGCCGTCTCGGCCTCGGGGCCTTCGAGCGCGCCGGCGAGGAAGGCCTGCGGGCCCTGGCCGCGTCATCTCTGCAAGAGGAAGACGACGGCAGGCTCCGGCTGGCGGGCATCTGCCAGGTTGCGGGGCTCGGCGGGCTTTCAGGCGTCTACCGCGACGGCACGGCAGCCTATTATCTCAGCGAGCCGGTGGTCGAGGACGACGCCAAGGGGGTCGGGCCGCTGATGATGGCCAAGGCGGAGGCGTTCAGTGCCGCGTCCGCAAGGGCCGAGGCTCCTCTGCTCGACGCCCTCCGCTGA
- a CDS encoding TetR/AcrR family transcriptional regulator — MASGRNTRQKILKAATELAKMEGSAHLSLDAVAARAGISKGGLLYNFPTKSALLKALVQQYIDDFQAALDERTKTGGRTLVAEYFAVAVEELHKKTPPPSGILAAMAEDPDLLAPIRTFSRDILDRMKSETDEASVLLTFLVLEGLRCERMFGTDVLHKAECEIVLERLRAMLEQTGGR, encoded by the coding sequence ATGGCGAGCGGCAGAAACACCAGACAAAAAATTTTGAAGGCCGCGACCGAGCTCGCCAAGATGGAGGGTTCGGCGCATCTTTCGCTGGACGCGGTGGCCGCCCGCGCCGGCATCTCGAAGGGTGGGCTGCTCTACAACTTTCCGACCAAATCCGCCCTGCTCAAGGCACTGGTGCAGCAATATATCGACGATTTTCAGGCCGCGCTCGACGAAAGGACGAAGACGGGCGGACGAACGCTGGTGGCGGAATATTTCGCCGTGGCGGTGGAGGAACTGCACAAGAAAACGCCGCCGCCTTCCGGCATTCTCGCCGCCATGGCGGAGGATCCGGACCTTTTGGCGCCCATCCGCACGTTCAGCCGTGACATCCTCGATCGGATGAAATCGGAAACGGACGAGGCTTCGGTGCTCCTCACATTCCTGGTCCTGGAAGGACTGCGCTGCGAACGGATGTTCGGGACGGATGTCCTGCACAAGGCCGAATGCGAGATCGTGCTGGAGCGCCTTCGCGCCATGCTGGAGCAAACTGGCGGGCGATAG
- a CDS encoding efflux RND transporter periplasmic adaptor subunit — protein sequence MIKRFIIAFILVAVIAGGLVGYNLFRDRMIEQYFATMPVPTLTVSTTTVEPSTWTPSIDAIGTMGAANGVDLTVETNGIVEEILFQANSRVQAGDVLLRLDDEAQKADLAAAQTQAALDQQSLERARALQQRGVGSQSSLDEAEAAAAASAARVQSLQAALNQKVLRAPFSGTIGIPRIDLGQYLTPGTRVATLQDLDTMRVDFTVPEQRFEELKIGQPIRLGLTEDDMPFTGEIIGIDPKIDPATRLVSVRAEVSRPEGRLNPGQFVRVKVELPAEENVIAIPQTALVTSLYGDYVYRLRPAEEEAGAPAAANQGEGGEAAQESGAASETSEGQAGSDQVFVIDQVFVTPGRRSNRSVEIEKGIEAGDVVVNAGQNRLSNGARVRIDNSVQPTQIGSSNR from the coding sequence ATGATCAAGCGCTTCATTATTGCCTTTATCCTCGTCGCCGTCATCGCCGGAGGGCTCGTCGGTTACAATCTGTTCCGCGACCGCATGATCGAACAGTATTTCGCGACCATGCCGGTGCCCACGCTGACGGTGTCCACCACCACGGTGGAGCCTTCCACCTGGACGCCCAGCATCGATGCGATCGGCACGATGGGTGCGGCGAACGGGGTGGATCTCACCGTCGAGACCAATGGCATCGTCGAGGAGATCCTGTTCCAGGCGAACAGCCGCGTCCAGGCGGGCGACGTTCTCCTGCGGCTGGACGACGAGGCGCAAAAGGCAGATCTTGCGGCCGCGCAGACCCAGGCGGCACTGGACCAGCAGTCGCTGGAGCGCGCCCGCGCCCTGCAGCAGCGCGGCGTGGGTTCGCAATCGAGCCTCGACGAGGCCGAAGCGGCCGCCGCGGCCTCGGCCGCGCGGGTGCAGAGCCTGCAGGCGGCCTTGAACCAGAAGGTGCTGAGGGCGCCGTTCAGCGGCACCATCGGCATCCCGCGCATCGATCTCGGGCAGTATCTCACGCCGGGAACGAGAGTGGCGACGCTGCAGGACCTCGACACGATGCGGGTGGATTTCACCGTGCCCGAGCAGCGGTTCGAGGAACTCAAGATCGGCCAGCCGATACGGCTCGGGCTCACCGAGGACGACATGCCGTTCACCGGTGAAATCATAGGCATCGATCCCAAGATCGACCCCGCCACCCGGCTCGTCTCGGTGCGCGCGGAAGTCAGCAGGCCCGAAGGCCGGCTCAATCCGGGCCAGTTCGTCCGGGTAAAGGTCGAGCTTCCGGCGGAAGAGAATGTGATCGCCATCCCCCAGACCGCGCTCGTGACGAGTCTTTACGGCGATTATGTCTACCGGCTCCGCCCCGCCGAGGAGGAAGCTGGCGCGCCGGCCGCAGCGAATCAGGGCGAGGGAGGCGAGGCGGCACAAGAAAGCGGCGCCGCGTCCGAGACGTCGGAAGGCCAGGCCGGGAGCGACCAGGTCTTCGTCATCGACCAGGTGTTCGTGACGCCGGGACGCCGCTCCAACAGGTCCGTTGAGATCGAAAAGGGTATCGAGGCCGGCGACGTCGTGGTCAATGCCGGGCAAAACCGTCTCTCCAACGGCGCCCGTGTGAGGATCGACAACAGCGTGCAGCCGACACAGATCGGGAGCAGCAACCGATGA